A window of Lagenorhynchus albirostris chromosome 11, mLagAlb1.1, whole genome shotgun sequence contains these coding sequences:
- the HDHD5 gene encoding haloacid dehalogenase-like hydrolase domain-containing 5, with the protein MAALGEAAARWAPGLWRRAARSATGFGGRRFASGSQSPPTFGFLLDIDGVLVRGHQVIPAAREAFRRLVDPQGQLRVPVVFVTNAGNILQCSKAQELSALLGFQVEPDQVILSHSPMKLFSQHHDKRMLVSGQGPLVENARALGFKHVVTVDELRAAFPVLDMVDLQRRPKTTPLPRNDFPAIEGVLLLGEPVRWETSLQLIMDILLSDGNPGTGLATAPYPHLPVLASNTDLLWMAEAKMPRFGHGTFLLCLEAVYRKVTGRELCYAGLMGKPSLLTYQYAEGLLARQAARRGWAAPIRSLYAVGDNPMSDIYGANLFHQHLQTRREGAARSCASILVCTGVYSPRAWGPAAPALGGEGPPFHGHRDLGFNPGLLQAAHVVSDVHEAVRLVLGKEGWAL; encoded by the exons ATGGCTGCCCTCGGCGAGGCGGCGGCGCGGTGGGCACCCGGACTGTGGCGGCGGGCGGCGCGCTCGGCCACGGGGTTCGGGGGCCGCCGTTTCGCGAGCGGCTCGCAG AGCCCTCCCACCTTCGGGTTCCTGTTGGACATCGATGGGGTGCTGGTTCGGGGCCACCAGGTCATCCCCGCTGCGAGGGAGGCCTTCCGCAGGCTCGTGGACCCCCAGGGGCAGCTGCGGGTGCCCGTGGTCTTTGTCACGAACGCGGGGAACATCTTACAGTGCAGCAAAGCCCAGGAGCTGTCAGCCCTGCTGGGCTTCCAG GTGGAGCCCGACCAGGTGATACTGTCCCACAGCCCCATGAAGCTCTTCTCGCAGCATCACGACAAGCGGATGCTGGTGTCTGGGCAGGGGCCCCTGGTGGAAAATGCCCGAGC ACTGGGCTTCAAGCACGTGGTCACAGTGGACGAGCTGCGGGCGGCCTTCCCTGTGCTGGACATGGTGGATCTGCAGCGGCGGCCCAAGACCACG CCCCTCCCAAGGAACGACTTCCCTGCGATCGAAG GGGTGCTTCTCCTTGGGGAGCCCGTGCGCTGGGAGACGAGCCTGCAGCTGATCATGGACATCCTCCTCAGCGATGGGAACCCCGGCACCGGTCTGGCGACGGCCCCCTATCCCCACCTCCCTGTCCTGGCCAGCAACACGGACCTCCTCTGGATGGCCGAAGCCAAGATGCCCAG GTTCGGCCACGGCACCTTCCTGCTGTGCCTGGAGGCCGTTTACCGGAAGGTGACGGGCAGAGAGCTCTGCTACGCGGGCCTAATGGGCAAGCCCAGCCTCCTCACCTACCAGTACGCGGAGGGCCTGCTCGCCAGGCAGGCGGCGCGGCGGGGCTGGGCGGCCCCGATCCGGAGTCTCTACGCCGTGGG TGACAACCCCATGTCCGACATCTATGGGGCCAACCTGTTCCACCAGCACCTGCAGACAAGGCGGGAGGGGGCGGCCCGGAGCTGCGCCTCCATCCTGGTGTGCACCGGCGTGTACAGCCCCCGGGCCTGGGGGCCCGCCGCTCCCGCCCTGGGTGGCGAGGGGCCTCCGTTCCACGGGCACCGGGACCTTGGCTTCAACCCGGGGCTCCTGCAGGCGGCCCACGTGGTGAGCGACGTGCACGAGGCCGTGCGGCTGGTCCTTGGCAAGGAGGGCTGGGCTCTGtag